The genomic interval ACATAATTATTGTACAATTTTCAAAGGGTGCTATGATGGGATTGTAGATATATTTAAATGGAAGGAGATTGATCTTTTGCGAAAAACGATTATGGTTGTATTATTAACAGTTATTATAATTCTTTGCTATTTTACATTTGATTCAGCAAAAAATGTTTTTCGTGCAGATTGGAAATTCCCATCCGATATGGTTAACAATCAAAACCAGCAACGTCTTGTTTTAATCACACAGGAAAGAGATACTCCTTTTTGGGATAAAGTAGCAAGTGGTGCGAAGAAGCAGGCGGAATTAGAAAAGGTTAGTCTTGAAGTCTGGGGGAGCTACGGCAATAATCAAGAAGATTTTCTGAAAAATATCGAAATAGCGATTCAATCGAAAGTAGATGGCATTATTGTTCAAGGGTTAGATAATGATGAATTTAAGAATTTGACTAAAATAAAAGCCTCTTTTTACGGAATTCCCATTATTACTGTTGCCAATGATGTTCCGATTGCTGACAGTTTGCGGAGAACCTATGTAGGATCCGATCAATTTTCCGCTGGGAAAATGATTGCAGAGCAACTAGTAAGAGATATGGGATTAAAGGGGAAGGTCGTTCTCATGCTTGACTCCCAGGAAGAATATTTTCAAAAACAGCGATTGAAAGGCATAGAGGAGATACTTAAACAATATAAAGGTATTAACGTTGTTTATGCAAAAACGGTTGATACATCGAAAGACCAGATAGTTGTAGCAACACAAGACATTTTAAATAAGGAGCCTGATACGAATGCATTCATTGCCATTAATGCAAATGTCTTAGGTACTTTGGTTAAAGAAATAAGTAAGCGTTATCAAATAGACCCTTATTATTTATATTCCTTTGATGATGGACCAGAATCTATCTCTCTATTAGAAGCAGGGACCTTAGATGCAATGGTGGAGCAATCTCCTAAAACAATGGGAGAAATGAGTGTCAAGCTAATGATGGAATGGTTGAATGGAGAAAAAGTTCCGTTAGATAAAAATGGCTATCTAACAGATATAACGATACAGAAAGCAGAAACTACATATGAATAGCATTCAGAAAAAAATCCTCCTGCTCACAACAATTGTCTTGATTATTATGTCCGTCATTTGGATTGCCCTTACTTATTACAATCATAAAACACAGCAACAATACAATGGGATTTTGCAGCGGTATTTAAAGCTAAACGAAGTGACCTCTAGTAGCCAGAATGTCATTACTGATTTAAATAACTACATGATAAATCCATCCGAAGAGAATATGTCAAAGCTTAATCAAAGTAAGAAAAGAATGGAAGAAGCAAAACAAGGTGTCGTTACGCTAAGAAATGTAGAAAACAATTTTACTTTAACAAATTATGTTCATTTAATTGATAGTTTTATCGAAACAACTAATCGACTACTGCTTTTTTTATCAGAAAATGACAGTGAAGCAGCTGCTCAGGAATTTTCTGAAGTAACGAGCATATCAACCTATATTTCAGAGATGGCCTTATCTTTGGTAGATACAGAGTTAAAAACCTATGACCGTTTTTATAGAGGCATTATTAAACAGTCAGGTGAAGTAATGAAACTAGGAATCTTTCTTTTATTATTAATTATGTGTGTATTATTCTTGGTAACGTACTGGTTTTCGCTAACCATTACTAGACCGATAATTAAGTTAACCCAGGCAGCAAATGAATTATCTAAAGGTCGTTTTGATTTGCAGGTGAAAGTAGAGACAAAGGATGAGATTGCCTTTCTAGCGAGAACCTTTGATCGCATGAGAAAGAACATTAATATGCTAATTTTAGAAATAAAGCATAAGGCACAGCTAGAACATGAATTACAGCAGAGCAAAATATTATTGCAAGAAAGTCAGTTTAAAAGCTTGCAAAGTCAAATCAGTCCCCATTTTCTGTTTAACACCTTAAATACAATATCTAAAAAGGCATATTTAGAAGGCTCTGAAGAAACAAGTGATTTATTAGTTAGTGTAGCAGGAATTCTTCGCTACAATTTAAAGCAATTAGACCGGTCAGTGACATTGCGAGAGGAAATAATGGTGTTAAAGCAATATATGGATATACAAAAAGCAAGATTCACAGATAGATTACGTTTTTTTATGGAGATAGATGAGTGCTGTCTAGATTGGAAAATTCCGTCGTTAACTTTACAGCCAATCATTGAAAATGCAGTTATTCATGCAGTGGAACCAAATGAGGACGGTGGAACGATTTGGACCAGAGTAATTGATGAGAAGGATACAGTCCTAATCGAAATAGAAGATGATGGAATTGGAATATCGAAGGATAAAATTAAACAATTGCTTACAGAGGATTTACAGCCAGTTGAAAATAAATCAAAAGGCATTGGAATAGGATTTAGCAATGTAATAAAAAGACTACGACTTTTTTATGGAGATGAAGATGTCATAACGATTAAGAGTGAGATTGGCTCAGGAACTAAGGTAATCATTCAAATAAAAAAATAGGATGTGGGATGATGATAAAGCTCCTTATTGTAGATGATGAACAAGTAGAGAGAGAAGGAATGGAGGCAATCATAAAAAAAGGCTTTCCGGATACAAAGGTAATGCAAGCGAAAAATGGGAAAATGGCAATCGAATTAGCAGAAACATTTCGACCTGATTTAATTTTAATGGATATTAAAATGCCTGGTCTCAACGGTTTAGAAGCAATTGAAAGGATTACTGCAAGTAATTCAATGATTCGATTTATTATGGTAACTGCCTTTGATACGTTTGAATACATGCGTCAAGCCATTAAGCTAGGCGTGAAGGATTATATTCTTAAGCCGAGTCGAGCAAGTGAAATAATCACAACGGTTGGCAAGGTTGTTCAGCAAATTAAAGAGGAGCATAGAGCATCTATTTTCAGAAAGTATCAAGAAGAAGCATTTTTGAAAGCGCTATCTCTAGTGGAGACAGATGTGGTGACACAATTATTATTTGATCATGTCCACGAAGTGCATGTTGATATGCTTGTTGAAATGTTAGAGACACCATCTACGCAAGAAATGTTTGTTATGCTAGTGCTAATGCCAGCAGGAGAAGAGTCCCTTTATTCAATCATAAAAGAGAAAATCAGAGAAACGAAAAGCTGTTGGATAGGTGCCCTTTATGGCAGTCATCTCCCTATTATTGTGTTTCGAGACGAAAAGATGTCTTATCGTTCTCAGGCAACTGCTTTAGCTCAACAAGTTCTTTCCATTGTTAAAAGTAAGCAGAAAGCAGATTGTTTTATTGGAATTGGAAATGTTTCCTCCTCCTTAGACAAGGTTCGACAATCATACCACGAAGCTCTTTTTGCAACGATGGATATTTCATTATCAGCAAAATATCGTTTTTATTCAGAAGAAGCAGCCTCCTCCAGTGAGACTTTGAGTGGAAGACTAATAGAGCACCGGAAAAAGGAATTTGCTGACCAAATTCGAATGGGACAGTGGGAAAATGTCCGAAAATATATTTTATATGTTTTGCAGCACTATGAGAGAGAATCAGCAGATGTATTGCATACACAGCAACGAATATTAGAAATTCTTTGGATTGTATCGCGGGTAATGGAGGAGATGGGAATGGAGACAGATCCTCCTTTATATGCAAATAAGCCCTTAAGCTATCGAGAATTACAAGTAGAAACAACTAGATTGCTTGATGAAATGGTTCATTCTTTCAGACAAAGAACAGATAGATTGGAAGCAGATGCGATCCATCAGTTGAAGCAATATATACTTTCCCATTCCCAAGAAGATATATCTTTAGATTCCTTGGCTAAGAAAGTTGGTCTTAGTCCCATCTATATAAGCAAGATTTTTAAAGAAAAACAAGGGATTAACTATATTGATTTCTTAACAGAATGTCGAATTGAAAAGGCGAAGGAATTAATAAGAGATACGGATAAAAGTATAAAAGAAATTACCTTCGAGGTCGGCTACCATGATCCAAATTATTTTAGTAAAGTCTTTAAAAAGCTATGCAATATGTCTCCTAAGGAATATCGGAAGTTATTTTTAGTGAATAAGACATCTTAGTTCCTGCATAAAGGCAAGAGGAAAACATCGAATAAAAATAGGAGAGAGATGGATGAAACGGATTGGAGAACAATCATTGTTAATTCTTATGTCGCTATGCTTGGCAGGTATCTTTTCTGGCTGTTATAAGCAACAAGGAATAGAAGACAGTCATTCTCCATCCAAGGCTGCTTCCAAAACAATAAAAACAGAAGAAGAGAATAAAAAGCTGAAAATAGGATTTTCGATGGATACTTTGAAAGAAGATAGATGGAAAAGAGACAGAGATTTATTTAGAGATGCTGTGGAAGAATTAGGTGCAGAAGTAGAAAGTGTTGCTGCGAATGGAGACGATGCACTGCAAATTCTGCAGGCAGAAACGTTAATAAGCAAGGGGGTCGACTTATTAGTAGTAGTCCCACATAATGCAGAAGCGATGGCAACAATTGTGAACAAAGCTCATTCTTCTGGAATAAAGGTTCTCTCGTATGATCGATTAATAAAAAATGCCGAAGTCGATTTATATATTTCCTTTGATAATGAAATGGTTGGAATATTGCAGGCGAAAGCAATTACTGAATTAGTGCCAAAAGGGAAGTATGTATACATTGGGGGAGCAGATACGGATAATAATGCTCATCTTATTAAAAGAGGTGTCTTTCAAGTTTTACAGCCTTTTATCGATAGAGGAGATATAACCGTAGTGTATGATCAATGGTCAAAAAACTGGGATCCAGAATATGCATATAGCAATATGGAAGAGGCTTTAAAAGCAAATGATAATAAAATAGATGCAGTTATTGCAGCAAATGATGCAACAGCTGGAAGTGCCATTAAAGCTCTTAAGAAACATGGACTAGAGGGGAAAATTCCTGTCGCTGGACAAGATGGCGATCTTCCGGCAGCACAACGGATAATCCAAGGCACTCAGACTATGACTGTATACAAGCCAATTAAAGCATTGGCAGAAGAAGTAGCTCAAATAGCTGTTCAAATGGCTAATGGAGAAATGATTCCTGTAGAAAACAAGGTCAATAATGGAAAGATAGAGGTTCCGACTATCTTACTTTCTCCAGTTGCTGTAACAAAAGAAAATATGGATGAAACAATCATAAAAGATGATTTTCATTCAAAAGAAGAAGTGTATAAAAAATGAAAGATTTTGCTCCTCTTTAGAGTTAGTGCATGTTCCATTTGATGAAAAGGGTATAATAGTAAATATGCAAATAACGATTGGAAGGGAGCTAAATATGAGTAATAATGAAATGAAATTAAATGCTGGCTGGGATTTTGATAACAGCTATGCTCGTCTTCCCGATGTTTTTTATTCTAAGATGACGTTAAATCCAGTCAGTTCGCCAAGCTTGGTGAAGCTAAATCACGACTTGGCAAAGGAATTAGGATTGAATAGTGAGCAATTGCAGCGTCCAGAAGTGATTCAAGTATTAAGCGGGAATGAGATTCCGGAAGGCGGTTTTCCTCTTGCACAGGCCTATGCAGGTCATCAATTTGGTCATCCAACAATGCTTGGAGATGGAAGGGCAATGTTAATCGGAGAGCAGATTACTCCATCAGGTGAAAGATTTGATATCCAATTAAAAGGTTCTGGCCGCACTTCTTACTCTCGAGGAGGAGATGGAAGAGCCGCTATTAAACCAATGCTAAGAGAGTATATTATAAGTGAGGCAATGTATGGGCTCGGTATTCCAACAACAAGAAGTCTTGCTGTTGTGGCAACTGGAGAAAAGGTTATCCGTGAAACAGATTTGCCAGGAGCCATTTTAACAAGAGTTGCAGCAAGCCATCTGCGAGTAGGGACCTTTCAATTTGCCGCTTCGCTAGATTCGAAAAAGGATCTCAAAGCTCTTGCTGATTATGCAATCGACCGTCACTTTCCAATGATTGAGAAAGATGGAAATCGTTATTTAGCAATGTTTAAAGAAGTGATTAAACGGCAGGCTGCCTTAATAGCAAAGTGGCAGTTGGTTGGATTTATCCATGGTGTTATGAATACGGATAATATGACAATCAGCGGAGAGACCATTGACTATGGTCCTTGTGCTTTTATGG from Niallia sp. FSL W8-0635 carries:
- a CDS encoding sensor histidine kinase; this encodes MNSIQKKILLLTTIVLIIMSVIWIALTYYNHKTQQQYNGILQRYLKLNEVTSSSQNVITDLNNYMINPSEENMSKLNQSKKRMEEAKQGVVTLRNVENNFTLTNYVHLIDSFIETTNRLLLFLSENDSEAAAQEFSEVTSISTYISEMALSLVDTELKTYDRFYRGIIKQSGEVMKLGIFLLLLIMCVLFLVTYWFSLTITRPIIKLTQAANELSKGRFDLQVKVETKDEIAFLARTFDRMRKNINMLILEIKHKAQLEHELQQSKILLQESQFKSLQSQISPHFLFNTLNTISKKAYLEGSEETSDLLVSVAGILRYNLKQLDRSVTLREEIMVLKQYMDIQKARFTDRLRFFMEIDECCLDWKIPSLTLQPIIENAVIHAVEPNEDGGTIWTRVIDEKDTVLIEIEDDGIGISKDKIKQLLTEDLQPVENKSKGIGIGFSNVIKRLRLFYGDEDVITIKSEIGSGTKVIIQIKK
- the xylF gene encoding D-xylose ABC transporter substrate-binding protein; the encoded protein is MKRIGEQSLLILMSLCLAGIFSGCYKQQGIEDSHSPSKAASKTIKTEEENKKLKIGFSMDTLKEDRWKRDRDLFRDAVEELGAEVESVAANGDDALQILQAETLISKGVDLLVVVPHNAEAMATIVNKAHSSGIKVLSYDRLIKNAEVDLYISFDNEMVGILQAKAITELVPKGKYVYIGGADTDNNAHLIKRGVFQVLQPFIDRGDITVVYDQWSKNWDPEYAYSNMEEALKANDNKIDAVIAANDATAGSAIKALKKHGLEGKIPVAGQDGDLPAAQRIIQGTQTMTVYKPIKALAEEVAQIAVQMANGEMIPVENKVNNGKIEVPTILLSPVAVTKENMDETIIKDDFHSKEEVYKK
- a CDS encoding sugar ABC transporter substrate-binding protein, whose product is MRKTIMVVLLTVIIILCYFTFDSAKNVFRADWKFPSDMVNNQNQQRLVLITQERDTPFWDKVASGAKKQAELEKVSLEVWGSYGNNQEDFLKNIEIAIQSKVDGIIVQGLDNDEFKNLTKIKASFYGIPIITVANDVPIADSLRRTYVGSDQFSAGKMIAEQLVRDMGLKGKVVLMLDSQEEYFQKQRLKGIEEILKQYKGINVVYAKTVDTSKDQIVVATQDILNKEPDTNAFIAINANVLGTLVKEISKRYQIDPYYLYSFDDGPESISLLEAGTLDAMVEQSPKTMGEMSVKLMMEWLNGEKVPLDKNGYLTDITIQKAETTYE
- a CDS encoding protein adenylyltransferase SelO — protein: MSNNEMKLNAGWDFDNSYARLPDVFYSKMTLNPVSSPSLVKLNHDLAKELGLNSEQLQRPEVIQVLSGNEIPEGGFPLAQAYAGHQFGHPTMLGDGRAMLIGEQITPSGERFDIQLKGSGRTSYSRGGDGRAAIKPMLREYIISEAMYGLGIPTTRSLAVVATGEKVIRETDLPGAILTRVAASHLRVGTFQFAASLDSKKDLKALADYAIDRHFPMIEKDGNRYLAMFKEVIKRQAALIAKWQLVGFIHGVMNTDNMTISGETIDYGPCAFMDSFHLDTVFSSIDVQGRYAYGNQPKMGGWNLARFAESLLPLFHDDMEKAVELAQKELYEFNTFYQQHWLDGMRGKLGLEAETEEKDAELIEKILGIMQNNQADYTDTFRSLALGEIEKLELSKNQAFIDWHKAWKERVESQEGGEEGAREQMKKHNPVVIPRNHLVEAALDAAEGGDLSVMEELLQMLSQPFAYTKEQIEYGVAPQKVNPAYKTYCGT
- a CDS encoding response regulator, with product MIKLLIVDDEQVEREGMEAIIKKGFPDTKVMQAKNGKMAIELAETFRPDLILMDIKMPGLNGLEAIERITASNSMIRFIMVTAFDTFEYMRQAIKLGVKDYILKPSRASEIITTVGKVVQQIKEEHRASIFRKYQEEAFLKALSLVETDVVTQLLFDHVHEVHVDMLVEMLETPSTQEMFVMLVLMPAGEESLYSIIKEKIRETKSCWIGALYGSHLPIIVFRDEKMSYRSQATALAQQVLSIVKSKQKADCFIGIGNVSSSLDKVRQSYHEALFATMDISLSAKYRFYSEEAASSSETLSGRLIEHRKKEFADQIRMGQWENVRKYILYVLQHYERESADVLHTQQRILEILWIVSRVMEEMGMETDPPLYANKPLSYRELQVETTRLLDEMVHSFRQRTDRLEADAIHQLKQYILSHSQEDISLDSLAKKVGLSPIYISKIFKEKQGINYIDFLTECRIEKAKELIRDTDKSIKEITFEVGYHDPNYFSKVFKKLCNMSPKEYRKLFLVNKTS